TAAATATGCAAGCTGCACGAGCCTTCCTTGAGCCCACTCAGATTGGGCCGGGTCCTATAGCTACAGGTGCTTGTGGCCTGACTTGGACCTGGGTAGTTCTGTGAGCCGCCAGGTCGTAATCAAGTCTTCTTCCTATGGAAATGAAATCCATATATTGAGAAATAGACAAATGACCACATATTGGACTCCTTCAAATGTGAGCATAACCTATGCCCCGAGAATAGCATGGGTTGGAATTGAACGTGTGCACTTACCACGACTTCAACAAACAAGAatgagaaatgagaaaaaagaaacccaataaacggagaagagaaaaattgatgtAGAACTGTAGTCATGATTTcatttgccaaacaaaaatcaGAGACATGAAAAGGCTTAGGCGAATCGCCAAATTGTTTATTTTCTGGGTTTTGGTCTCACTCCACACTCGAGCTCTCTCCACCGATATAGGAGATGGAGGCCAAAAGCATGCTAAAACCAAGGAGGAGAAGCCATCTTTCTCGGCTCAGAGAATCCCATAAGATCTCGTGGATCAAGATCAAGACCATCATGAACAGCGTGCAGCTCCAATTCTTCCCTCCAGATTTAGAGTAAGTGATCGCAGACTATGGCTAATGATAGATACCATCGTTCTCATTCGCGACTTGAAGCTTTAGTAACGTAAGCAAAGCTTGAAAATTGTGGAAACAGTTTTAGAAGCAGGAACGATGCGATTGTCGACAACCAGAACAACGCGGGCTCAAAGGTGGAACACGCGGTCATGAAGAGCTTTGGGACTAGCAAAGTGACGGTGGAGGAGACTGCGAAACCCACAGCCGAAGTTGTGGGAAAAGTCGTGCGCAAGACAGCGGAGAAGGTTAAAGAGAGCATGTCTGATGAAGATGAAGGCGAAGAGTCGAAATCAGAGTTTAACGAAAAGATTGGTCAAATGATGCCGCCA
This region of Eucalyptus grandis isolate ANBG69807.140 chromosome 8, ASM1654582v1, whole genome shotgun sequence genomic DNA includes:
- the LOC104417831 gene encoding uncharacterized protein LOC104417831; the encoded protein is MEAKSMLKPRRRSHLSRLRESHKISWIKIKTIMNSVQLQFFPPDLDFRSRNDAIVDNQNNAGSKVEHAVMKSFGTSKVTVEETAKPTAEVVGKVVRKTAEKVKESMSDEDEGEESKSEFNEKIGQMMPPY